The Blastococcus sp. HT6-4 genome window below encodes:
- a CDS encoding thiolase family protein translates to MTRRAVVVDVVRSPFAKGKDTGALVGVHPVDLLAGVLAALQERTGIDPGRIDDVIAGCVLPVGEQSGNVARHAVLAAGWPEEVPATTIDRKCGSAQQALQFAAQAVVAGEQDAVVAAGVDMMSTVPMKANRLGRDELGPRLRGRYPDGMVRQGISAELIAARWGIGREECDAWSVRSHRRAAAAQEAGDLTAQIEPVTRPDGTVVDRDEGIRAESSMETLARLKPAFRDEAMAERYPEIDWVVTAGSSSQVSDGAAAALVVSEDVAERWGLRPRAAVVRGVVVGVDPVLMLHGVIPATERVLARTGLAIDDIDVAEVNEAFAPIVLAWLKETGADPERVNVHGGAIAFGHPVGASGGRLLATLIDALEGRHGRYGLLTMCESGGMANATVLERLS, encoded by the coding sequence CGTTCGCCAAGGGCAAGGACACGGGCGCTCTCGTCGGAGTGCACCCGGTCGACCTGTTGGCCGGGGTGCTCGCCGCCCTCCAGGAGCGCACCGGGATCGACCCGGGACGGATCGACGACGTGATAGCCGGCTGCGTGCTGCCGGTCGGTGAGCAGTCGGGCAACGTCGCCCGCCACGCCGTGCTCGCCGCCGGATGGCCCGAGGAGGTCCCCGCGACCACCATCGACCGCAAGTGCGGCTCGGCGCAGCAGGCCCTGCAGTTCGCTGCCCAGGCCGTCGTGGCCGGCGAGCAGGACGCCGTCGTCGCCGCGGGCGTGGACATGATGAGCACCGTCCCGATGAAGGCCAACCGGTTGGGACGCGACGAGCTCGGGCCGCGCCTGCGCGGGCGGTATCCCGACGGCATGGTGCGCCAGGGCATCTCCGCCGAGCTGATCGCCGCGCGCTGGGGCATCGGCCGGGAGGAGTGCGACGCCTGGTCGGTCCGCTCTCACCGGCGGGCCGCAGCAGCCCAGGAGGCCGGTGACCTGACCGCCCAGATCGAGCCGGTGACCCGGCCGGACGGCACCGTCGTCGATCGCGACGAGGGGATCCGGGCGGAGTCCTCGATGGAGACGTTGGCCCGCCTGAAGCCGGCCTTCCGCGACGAGGCCATGGCCGAGCGGTACCCCGAGATCGACTGGGTGGTCACCGCCGGATCCTCCTCCCAGGTCAGCGACGGCGCTGCGGCCGCGCTGGTCGTGTCCGAGGACGTCGCGGAGCGCTGGGGGTTGCGGCCCCGCGCCGCGGTGGTGCGCGGTGTCGTGGTGGGCGTGGACCCGGTGCTGATGCTGCACGGCGTCATCCCGGCCACCGAACGCGTGCTCGCCCGCACCGGCCTGGCGATCGACGACATCGACGTCGCTGAGGTGAACGAGGCTTTCGCGCCGATCGTCCTGGCCTGGCTCAAGGAGACCGGCGCCGATCCCGAACGGGTCAACGTCCACGGGGGCGCCATAGCCTTCGGCCATCCCGTGGGCGCGTCGGGTGGACGGCTGCTCGCCACGCTGATCGATGCGCTGGAGGGGCGGCACGGGCGGTATGGACTGCTGACCATGTGCGAGAGCGGGGGAATGGCCAACGCCACGGTCCTCGAGCGGCTGTCGTGA
- a CDS encoding tyrosine-protein phosphatase has product MRERGNGQRHGPRAAVVSTPWRPAGTANFRDLGGLPTEDGGRTRPGLLFRSDTLQELTAADVDVLVRRLGLQLVVDLRAPGEVAGEGRGLLEAEPVRHVNLALHSRDQRPVPDLTADTLVHHYLGYLAVSAAAAVEAFRLLADEGLPAVVHCAAGKDRTGVMTGLVLRAVGVPADVVAEDYARSAEALPAIMARLRRLPAYADRIDLLPPEVHECRADTMADFLGAVDQQYGSASGFLREAGLEDDVVQRLRDRLVDPAGAPAD; this is encoded by the coding sequence GTGCGAGAGCGGGGGAATGGCCAACGCCACGGTCCTCGAGCGGCTGTCGTGAGCACGCCCTGGCGTCCGGCAGGGACGGCGAACTTCCGGGACTTGGGCGGACTCCCGACCGAGGACGGCGGCCGCACACGTCCCGGCCTGCTCTTCCGCAGCGACACACTCCAGGAGCTCACCGCAGCGGATGTCGACGTGCTCGTCCGGCGGCTAGGGCTGCAGCTGGTCGTGGACCTGCGGGCGCCGGGGGAGGTGGCCGGCGAGGGCCGGGGCCTGCTCGAAGCCGAGCCGGTCCGCCACGTGAACCTGGCGCTGCACAGCCGGGACCAGCGGCCGGTCCCGGACCTGACCGCGGACACCCTGGTCCACCACTACCTCGGCTACCTGGCGGTCAGTGCGGCGGCGGCTGTGGAGGCCTTCCGTCTCCTGGCCGACGAGGGGCTCCCGGCCGTCGTCCACTGTGCGGCGGGAAAGGACCGGACCGGTGTGATGACCGGTCTGGTGCTGCGGGCGGTGGGCGTGCCCGCCGACGTGGTGGCGGAGGACTACGCGCGCAGCGCCGAGGCGCTTCCCGCCATCATGGCCAGGCTGCGCCGGCTGCCCGCCTACGCCGACCGCATCGACCTGCTGCCGCCCGAGGTGCACGAGTGCCGGGCCGACACGATGGCGGACTTCCTCGGCGCGGTGGACCAGCAGTACGGGTCGGCGTCCGGCTTCCTGCGGGAGGCCGGGCTCGAGGACGACGTCGTCCAGCGACTGCGGGACCGGCTGGTCGACCCTGCCGGAGCGCCGGCCGACTGA